A section of the Sedimentisphaera cyanobacteriorum genome encodes:
- the kaiC gene encoding circadian clock protein KaiC: MYSESSQDEQSTETAGISKAVTGIKGLDEILMGGLPAGSLTLINGGPGTGKTILGSEFIYRGAIESEPGIILSFEEKAESLKNNALTLGWDFRKLEKENKLSIIQARIDPQAVLSGKFDFSGLLAIIDSEAARINAKRILIDGQDVILRLLDDLVKERNELQSFKNWLDDNQITTVITIKKYSGDFNRYEFLDYLCDCVIQLDQRVHNQIATRRLRVLKCRGSDFGRNEYPFAIYLNGVQIIPVTTASLQHNGLGESVSSGIEKLDELLAGGYRRNSCNLISGTSGTGKTTLVCSFVSSICQKGEKALYIDFEESQKAVVMGMRSPGINLQDHINNGLLKFHPVMPEALGVEEHLVRVFHLIEEFNPGFLVVDAISACRRMGDKHAAFDYILRLINYCKQRGITTLLTNLADNEREGREITGIDLSSVIDTVILLRNVEFQGRLNRLLLILKSRARAHSSQCHLFKITDNGIKIGGVYSGAESRG; the protein is encoded by the coding sequence ATGTATTCCGAATCTTCGCAAGACGAACAATCTACTGAAACTGCCGGAATCTCGAAGGCAGTTACGGGAATTAAAGGCTTGGATGAAATACTGATGGGCGGTCTGCCGGCCGGTTCGCTTACTCTCATAAATGGAGGCCCCGGTACAGGCAAGACGATTCTTGGCTCGGAGTTTATATACCGCGGCGCAATCGAAAGCGAGCCGGGCATAATTCTTTCGTTTGAAGAGAAAGCTGAAAGCCTGAAGAATAATGCTTTAACCCTTGGCTGGGATTTCAGGAAGCTTGAAAAAGAAAATAAGCTTTCAATAATTCAGGCAAGGATAGACCCTCAAGCAGTCCTTTCGGGAAAGTTTGATTTCTCTGGGCTGCTGGCAATCATTGACAGCGAAGCAGCAAGGATCAATGCAAAGAGAATTCTAATTGATGGTCAGGATGTCATTCTAAGGCTCCTGGATGACCTTGTAAAAGAGCGTAATGAGCTGCAAAGTTTCAAAAATTGGCTTGATGATAATCAAATAACCACTGTGATTACGATAAAAAAGTATTCGGGCGACTTCAACCGCTACGAATTCCTGGATTATCTTTGCGACTGCGTTATACAGTTAGACCAGCGCGTTCACAATCAGATTGCCACAAGGCGGCTTAGAGTTCTTAAGTGCCGCGGCTCGGACTTCGGCAGGAATGAATATCCGTTTGCAATATACCTAAACGGAGTGCAAATCATCCCTGTTACCACCGCCTCTCTTCAGCACAATGGTCTCGGCGAGTCTGTTTCCAGCGGGATTGAAAAACTTGATGAGCTCCTTGCAGGCGGATACAGGAGAAATTCCTGCAACCTGATTTCAGGTACCTCCGGCACAGGGAAAACCACCCTTGTCTGCTCGTTTGTCAGTTCAATATGTCAAAAAGGGGAAAAGGCTCTTTATATAGATTTTGAGGAATCTCAGAAGGCTGTGGTTATGGGTATGCGAAGCCCGGGCATCAACCTTCAAGACCACATCAACAACGGTTTGCTTAAATTTCACCCTGTTATGCCCGAAGCGCTGGGCGTGGAGGAGCATCTGGTGCGGGTTTTTCATCTTATTGAAGAGTTTAATCCGGGATTCCTTGTGGTTGATGCGATATCCGCCTGCAGGCGAATGGGAGATAAGCATGCGGCCTTCGATTATATCCTTAGGCTGATAAACTACTGCAAACAAAGAGGCATTACAACCCTGCTGACAAATCTTGCTGACAACGAGAGAGAGGGCAGGGAAATTACAGGAATTGATCTTTCTTCTGTGATTGACACTGTGATTTTACTTAGAAACGTTGAATTTCAGGGGCGTTTGAATAGACTTCTGCTGATACTCAAATCAAGGGCCAGGGCGCATTCGAGTCAGTGTCATCTTTTCAAAATAACAGACAACGGAATAAAAATCGGCGGCGTGTATTCAGGAGCGGAGAGCAGGGGATGA
- a CDS encoding glycosyltransferase 87 family protein yields the protein MLKKIVYSRKLVYCATGLFGFIALARLVKVLIKDRNFIDFLAYYDVSKTVRTGLNPYILENLSHQWGEPPMVFPGYSALFYPFTFLSSDAAGYVFLLLNAVIAVGLFYLLFKKKGLMNKGKTGLLDSGFLLSLFVFMSSTPYFASINHGQSTIFVSFFLISLLLIRPFYLKVIFFAAAAVLKYSMLPLFGPVLFLKKRHKLCICSFVLFLVFGAVPMVFGHNLIELYSSYVDNIFYWVNIYGFNSYEGGGYNMLQLDFIAVKWLQISAKTLCGAIFIYSLYLSRKDKDISMHLIFLTACLTMLISYHRLYDLVFILPFALYLINIYLRKQEFFKAAVTAGFVGFFIVPESIIYRAAEFLGSFVKGNSIVYLTSFNGAQQYQHMFPVYPIVCIFLSIWAFYLFVARDKNSQNSVE from the coding sequence ATGTTGAAAAAGATTGTTTATTCGCGAAAATTAGTTTATTGCGCTACTGGTCTGTTTGGTTTTATTGCCCTTGCAAGGCTCGTTAAGGTTTTAATCAAAGACAGAAATTTTATTGACTTTCTTGCTTATTATGATGTTTCAAAGACTGTAAGAACGGGGCTTAACCCATATATACTTGAAAATTTATCCCATCAGTGGGGAGAGCCTCCTATGGTTTTCCCCGGCTATTCAGCGCTTTTTTATCCTTTCACCTTTTTATCTTCTGATGCTGCAGGTTATGTATTTCTGCTGCTTAATGCAGTAATAGCCGTGGGACTTTTTTATTTATTATTCAAAAAAAAGGGCTTGATGAATAAGGGCAAAACAGGTCTTTTAGATTCGGGTTTTCTGCTCAGCTTATTTGTTTTTATGAGTTCCACGCCTTATTTTGCAAGCATCAATCATGGACAGAGCACAATATTTGTTTCATTCTTTTTGATTTCACTTCTTTTGATAAGACCATTCTACTTAAAAGTGATCTTTTTCGCTGCCGCTGCGGTGCTGAAATACTCCATGCTCCCTCTATTCGGGCCTGTGCTTTTCCTGAAAAAACGGCACAAGCTCTGCATTTGCTCATTTGTGCTGTTTTTGGTTTTCGGAGCTGTTCCGATGGTTTTCGGCCATAACCTAATTGAGCTTTATTCAAGTTATGTAGATAATATTTTTTATTGGGTTAACATATATGGGTTTAATTCTTATGAAGGTGGAGGTTACAATATGCTGCAGCTCGATTTTATAGCTGTTAAATGGCTTCAAATTTCCGCCAAGACATTATGCGGGGCTATATTTATCTACTCTTTGTATTTAAGCCGGAAAGATAAAGATATAAGTATGCATCTTATTTTTTTAACTGCCTGCCTGACGATGTTAATATCGTATCATCGGCTTTACGACCTTGTCTTTATTCTGCCGTTTGCACTTTATCTAATAAACATTTATTTAAGGAAACAAGAGTTTTTTAAGGCTGCTGTAACTGCCGGCTTTGTTGGATTCTTTATCGTACCTGAATCGATTATATACAGGGCAGCGGAATTTCTCGGGAGTTTTGTGAAGGGCAATTCTATTGTATATTTGACGAGTTTTAATGGCGCTCAACAATACCAGCATATGTTTCCTGTATATCCTATAGTATGCATTTTTCTCAGTATATGGGCGTTTTATCTTTTTGTAGCGCGGGATAAAAATTCGCAGAATTCGGTTGAGTAA
- the lnt gene encoding apolipoprotein N-acyltransferase gives MKQKIHLKAAAAVFLGAVMCALAFAPYNFSWLAWIAFVPVLLSLSADKGRFQPFIFWLAGFSLWLFSTDWFINIAFAAWIAAAAIMGVKWVLMYFALRFLHQKGIFFTFAFPIVIAGLEACQGFLFGGFDWNFLAHSQYRFLHLIQIADITGAAGVSFVVAMVNGYLADAVLITRRLIKEKPEINVKMLAKYGALDASLVIVIASVLLYGNFRIENEKLTEGPLIGIVQPDVPSTAKGIQVSYDKMLERLENQTALCRQSGADIIAWPETMIPAPMNKEYIDCCRSDSLPQKFYTRIKSLTEEFTLIAGAPYATLKIENQSLQFDKEYNSAVIFKHGRLLENRYDKIRLVPFGEYIPFGHIGWINDLIMHFNPQGLDFTIDRGNSLQRFRLKADSREILITPSICYEDTDAEFTKKSLHTKGEKSDLLLNISNDGWYVKFDGDGTARAGKEHYQRTAISVFRAVENRITLMRSVNTGISCMIDPLGKMINGYEAGNLPEKALNRGAVEGWFSDNIILCRRRSFFSWHGRWFSRIFLKVLIVIFAAIIIEKLWLKRNNKTEQNAER, from the coding sequence ATGAAGCAGAAAATTCACCTCAAAGCCGCAGCCGCGGTCTTTCTCGGGGCTGTGATGTGTGCTTTGGCTTTTGCTCCATACAATTTCAGCTGGCTTGCCTGGATTGCTTTTGTGCCGGTTCTGCTGAGTTTGAGTGCAGATAAAGGCCGGTTTCAGCCCTTTATCTTCTGGCTTGCAGGATTCTCGCTGTGGCTTTTCAGTACAGACTGGTTTATAAACATTGCATTCGCCGCGTGGATTGCTGCTGCAGCTATTATGGGTGTAAAGTGGGTGCTGATGTACTTTGCACTGCGTTTTCTGCATCAAAAAGGAATTTTCTTCACTTTTGCTTTCCCTATTGTTATTGCAGGGCTTGAAGCCTGCCAGGGGTTTCTGTTCGGCGGTTTCGACTGGAACTTCCTCGCACACAGCCAATATCGTTTTCTTCATTTGATCCAGATTGCAGATATTACAGGCGCAGCGGGGGTAAGCTTCGTGGTGGCGATGGTAAACGGATATTTGGCTGATGCAGTTCTCATAACCCGAAGGCTTATAAAAGAAAAGCCTGAGATAAACGTTAAAATGCTTGCCAAATACGGAGCTCTGGATGCCTCATTAGTTATTGTAATTGCCTCCGTACTGCTTTACGGTAATTTCAGAATAGAAAACGAAAAGCTTACAGAAGGCCCGCTTATCGGGATAGTGCAGCCGGACGTGCCATCCACTGCCAAAGGCATTCAGGTGAGCTATGACAAAATGCTCGAAAGACTTGAAAATCAAACAGCTCTTTGCAGGCAGAGCGGAGCAGATATCATTGCCTGGCCTGAAACTATGATACCGGCACCCATGAATAAAGAGTATATCGACTGCTGCCGGAGCGATTCTCTGCCTCAAAAATTCTACACAAGAATCAAATCGCTCACTGAAGAGTTCACCCTGATTGCCGGAGCGCCTTACGCAACACTGAAAATCGAAAACCAAAGTCTTCAGTTTGACAAGGAGTACAATTCCGCTGTCATCTTCAAGCACGGTCGGCTCCTCGAAAACAGGTATGACAAAATTCGCCTCGTACCCTTTGGCGAATACATCCCCTTTGGACACATAGGCTGGATAAATGATCTGATTATGCATTTCAACCCGCAGGGGCTGGATTTTACTATTGACCGAGGAAACAGCTTGCAGAGATTCAGGCTCAAGGCCGATAGCAGAGAAATTTTGATCACTCCCTCAATCTGCTATGAGGATACCGATGCAGAATTCACCAAGAAATCGCTTCATACTAAGGGCGAGAAGTCTGATCTGCTTCTAAACATAAGCAACGATGGCTGGTACGTAAAATTCGACGGCGACGGCACCGCCCGCGCAGGGAAAGAGCATTACCAACGCACAGCAATTTCGGTTTTCAGGGCAGTAGAAAACAGAATAACTCTTATGCGTTCAGTAAACACAGGCATAAGCTGTATGATAGACCCGCTGGGAAAAATGATAAACGGATACGAAGCTGGCAATCTGCCCGAAAAAGCATTAAACAGAGGAGCAGTTGAAGGATGGTTCAGCGACAATATAATACTCTGCAGAAGACGCAGCTTTTTCAGCTGGCACGGCAGATGGTTTTCACGAATCTTCCTGAAGGTGCTAATAGTTATATTTGCTGCAATAATAATCGAAAAATTATGGCTAAAGAGAAATAATAAAACGGAGCAAAATGCTGAAAGATAA
- the dapF gene encoding diaminopimelate epimerase, which yields MKFTKMQGLGNDYVYVNCFEETVDRPAEMAKWVSDRNFGIGADGLILICPSQTADVKMRMFNADGSESEMCGNGIRCVAKYSFDHRLAEPGTSFSVPGQRPCPHSLNIETGSGILKVGIIPGEDGNAESVCVNMGRPVLSPAEIPVNFEGERIVDEPYDYTGTQLRMTCVSMGNPHAVFFCDDLEGLELEKIGPFIETDPIFPKRTNVHFVKVNTPEEITMRTWERGSGITLACGTGACACLAACVLNGKSQRAVLCHLPGGDLELHWCEEDDSIYMTGAATEVYNGYLLD from the coding sequence ATGAAATTTACAAAAATGCAGGGCCTCGGGAATGATTATGTTTATGTTAACTGCTTTGAAGAGACTGTTGACCGCCCGGCAGAAATGGCAAAATGGGTTAGCGACAGGAACTTCGGCATCGGTGCTGACGGGCTGATCCTAATATGCCCCTCACAAACAGCAGATGTGAAGATGAGAATGTTCAATGCAGACGGCAGCGAATCAGAGATGTGCGGCAACGGCATCCGCTGCGTAGCCAAGTATTCTTTCGATCATCGCCTTGCAGAGCCGGGGACAAGCTTTTCAGTTCCCGGTCAGCGTCCCTGTCCGCATTCACTGAATATTGAAACAGGCAGCGGCATCCTTAAGGTGGGAATTATTCCGGGCGAAGACGGTAACGCTGAAAGCGTATGTGTTAATATGGGAAGACCGGTTCTCTCGCCGGCAGAAATACCTGTTAACTTCGAGGGTGAGAGGATTGTAGATGAACCCTACGACTATACCGGCACTCAGCTCAGAATGACCTGCGTTTCAATGGGAAACCCGCACGCTGTGTTCTTCTGCGATGATCTTGAAGGGCTTGAACTGGAAAAGATCGGTCCTTTCATCGAAACAGACCCCATATTTCCGAAAAGAACCAACGTGCATTTTGTCAAGGTGAACACGCCGGAAGAGATAACGATGAGGACTTGGGAAAGAGGCTCAGGAATCACCCTCGCCTGCGGGACTGGTGCCTGCGCTTGTCTGGCGGCGTGCGTTCTAAACGGAAAAAGCCAGAGAGCAGTGCTCTGCCATCTGCCCGGAGGAGATTTAGAGCTTCACTGGTGCGAAGAGGACGACAGCATCTATATGACCGGCGCTGCTACAGAGGTTTACAACGGCTATCTGCTAGACTGA
- a CDS encoding TetR family transcriptional regulator, with amino-acid sequence MSTPRENWVRARTPEQKEFRTDEILQSADKIFQEKDFEEISLNDIARGAEISKPNIYRYFLTKEDIFLRLVIKYFDLMLDYQNKKLSSVKKGNVKSFASAWAKNTLDCDRFLRLVTRLGASLERYSSEKGLFNYKSRLFPLIEKGAEIIQKHFPQLSVKECQMFIYYHYGMSAGLMSLIKPSANLQKTMAMPEFKDFKLDGEKIYADSIYYLLDGLINKS; translated from the coding sequence ATGAGCACTCCAAGGGAGAACTGGGTTCGTGCAAGAACTCCTGAGCAAAAGGAATTTCGTACTGATGAAATCTTGCAGTCTGCTGATAAGATCTTTCAGGAAAAAGATTTCGAAGAGATCAGTCTTAATGATATCGCACGAGGAGCTGAGATAAGCAAACCTAATATCTATAGGTATTTTCTAACAAAGGAAGATATTTTCCTCCGTCTGGTAATTAAGTATTTTGATCTAATGCTCGACTATCAGAATAAAAAACTCTCAAGTGTTAAAAAAGGCAATGTTAAGTCTTTTGCGTCTGCATGGGCGAAAAATACGCTGGATTGCGATAGATTCTTAAGGCTGGTTACCAGACTCGGCGCTTCACTGGAAAGATATTCTTCAGAAAAAGGGCTTTTCAATTACAAAAGCCGTCTTTTTCCGCTTATCGAAAAGGGTGCAGAAATTATCCAGAAACACTTTCCGCAACTCTCTGTAAAAGAGTGCCAAATGTTTATTTATTATCATTACGGGATGTCTGCGGGATTGATGTCTTTAATAAAGCCCTCGGCTAATCTTCAGAAGACGATGGCAATGCCGGAATTTAAGGATTTTAAGCTTGACGGCGAAAAGATTTACGCCGACTCGATATATTACCTTTTAGACGGCTTGATCAATAAAAGCTGA
- the xth gene encoding exodeoxyribonuclease III: protein MLTATFNANSIRTRKEIIKDWLTEKKPDILCIQETKVQDKDFPTSFFEDIGYNVYFSGQKSYNGVAVLSLQEALKVEYGLDSEPEDKSRLVYAEFPDIHIVNTYIPQGSSPESDKFQYKLEWYQRLKAFFSRKFTPQDNVLWLGDMNVAPEKIDVHNPEGLLGHVCFREETWNAFKDVMSWGFTDILRKHYPEDIIYTFWDYRAGSFPNNKGWRIDHILATAPLAEKSVKCFVDLEPRKKNKPSDHTFLAAEFDI from the coding sequence ATGCTTACAGCCACATTCAACGCAAATTCAATCAGAACGAGAAAAGAGATAATAAAAGACTGGCTCACAGAAAAAAAGCCTGATATTCTCTGTATTCAGGAAACCAAAGTGCAGGACAAAGACTTTCCGACATCCTTCTTTGAAGACATAGGATATAATGTTTATTTCAGCGGCCAAAAGAGCTATAATGGAGTAGCTGTTTTGTCTCTTCAGGAGGCTTTGAAAGTGGAATACGGGCTTGATTCAGAACCCGAAGACAAAAGCAGGCTGGTTTATGCAGAATTCCCCGATATTCATATAGTTAATACATACATCCCGCAGGGCAGCAGCCCGGAATCAGATAAATTTCAGTACAAACTTGAATGGTACCAAAGGCTCAAGGCCTTTTTCAGCAGGAAATTCACTCCGCAGGATAACGTTTTATGGCTCGGGGATATGAATGTTGCACCTGAAAAGATTGATGTGCACAATCCTGAGGGGCTCCTCGGACACGTTTGCTTCAGAGAAGAAACATGGAACGCCTTTAAGGATGTAATGAGCTGGGGATTCACCGACATCCTCAGGAAGCATTACCCCGAGGATATTATTTATACTTTTTGGGACTACAGAGCGGGCTCTTTCCCAAACAACAAGGGCTGGCGCATTGACCATATACTGGCAACCGCCCCGCTCGCTGAAAAAAGCGTAAAATGCTTTGTGGATTTAGAGCCGCGTAAAAAAAATAAACCCAGCGATCATACTTTCTTGGCAGCGGAGTTTGATATATGA
- a CDS encoding circadian clock KaiB family protein: protein MSSENSKMVLRLYVAGKGLNSAMAIENLKQICRTCNSYDYDLKIVDVLKEPQTALDKGIFVTPALEIIEPAPGGMVYGTLADKTVLKPFFPSL from the coding sequence ATGAGCAGCGAAAATTCCAAAATGGTTCTAAGGCTATATGTTGCCGGAAAAGGACTCAATTCAGCTATGGCAATCGAAAATCTCAAGCAGATATGCAGAACCTGCAATTCATACGATTACGATCTTAAGATTGTAGATGTTTTGAAAGAGCCTCAAACTGCGCTTGATAAAGGGATATTTGTTACGCCGGCTCTTGAGATTATAGAACCTGCTCCGGGAGGCATGGTTTACGGGACATTAGCTGATAAAACGGTGCTTAAGCCGTTTTTCCCTAGTTTGTAA
- a CDS encoding uracil-DNA glycosylase has translation MKKAINQLLDIDNFFSGGFAVKGEGIFEDFAGAKNEAETETISRPAETKGTETELSKTEQLEKIAEEVKVCTKCSLSESRTFAVPGEGNPDARIVFVGEGPGGDEDKSGSPFVGRAGQLLTKIINAMKLSREDVFICNVIKCRPPNNRDPLKSEKDACRDYLYRQLAVIEPEIIVALGSHAAQELLQTDTAIGKLRGRFHDFTIKGGTETIKFMPTYHPAYLLRNYSTENRKKVWDDMQLVMQEIGIKS, from the coding sequence ATGAAAAAAGCCATAAACCAGCTTCTTGATATTGACAATTTTTTCAGCGGGGGCTTCGCAGTAAAAGGCGAGGGTATATTTGAGGATTTTGCAGGGGCTAAGAATGAAGCCGAAACAGAAACAATTTCCCGCCCTGCTGAAACTAAAGGAACGGAAACTGAATTGAGTAAAACTGAGCAGTTAGAAAAAATAGCGGAAGAAGTTAAAGTCTGCACGAAATGCAGTCTGAGCGAGTCCCGAACGTTCGCTGTGCCCGGGGAGGGCAATCCCGATGCAAGGATAGTGTTCGTAGGCGAAGGCCCGGGCGGCGATGAAGACAAAAGCGGGAGTCCGTTTGTAGGCAGAGCCGGACAGCTTCTCACAAAAATAATAAATGCTATGAAGCTCTCTCGAGAAGATGTGTTTATATGCAACGTGATAAAATGCAGGCCTCCGAACAACAGAGACCCTCTTAAAAGCGAAAAAGACGCTTGCAGAGATTATCTCTACAGGCAGCTTGCTGTTATAGAGCCGGAGATTATAGTGGCTCTCGGCTCGCATGCAGCACAGGAACTTCTTCAAACAGATACAGCTATCGGAAAACTTCGCGGCAGATTTCACGACTTTACGATAAAAGGCGGAACAGAAACCATAAAGTTTATGCCTACTTACCATCCGGCATATCTCCTGCGAAACTACAGTACAGAAAACCGAAAAAAAGTTTGGGATGATATGCAACTGGTTATGCAGGAGATCGGCATTAAATCCTGA
- a CDS encoding RsmE family RNA methyltransferase, whose amino-acid sequence MSLFYAENISPETVLDKSEARHLAAFRIKEGDQIQIFDGKGTSALAIVKEITKTIAKLEILNTKKFTPRQNGKITLIVSIAKGQRFDWLISKAAELGADCIMPALFERTVKTASGKNLLERYRKLSISACKQSGNLFLPRIYPPDRFEEHLKQLSDSVFLSASLSDNARSLVEIDLDISANYAVFIGPEGGFTTREEQILKDSGAENISLTSTTLRTETAAVCCCSYLALMRDSARA is encoded by the coding sequence ATGTCTCTATTCTACGCAGAAAATATTAGTCCCGAGACAGTTTTGGACAAATCCGAGGCAAGGCATCTTGCTGCCTTTCGCATAAAAGAGGGCGATCAAATACAAATTTTCGACGGGAAAGGGACATCTGCTTTAGCCATTGTAAAAGAGATAACAAAAACAATCGCCAAACTTGAAATTCTAAACACTAAGAAATTTACCCCGCGGCAAAATGGAAAAATAACGCTGATTGTAAGCATCGCAAAGGGACAAAGGTTCGACTGGCTTATCTCAAAAGCTGCTGAGCTTGGAGCAGATTGCATTATGCCCGCTTTATTCGAAAGAACTGTAAAAACTGCAAGCGGGAAAAACCTTCTCGAAAGATACAGGAAGCTTTCAATCTCAGCCTGCAAACAAAGCGGTAATTTATTTCTGCCCAGGATATACCCTCCGGACAGATTCGAAGAACATTTGAAACAGCTGAGTGATTCAGTTTTTCTATCGGCAAGTTTGTCAGATAATGCCCGATCTTTGGTCGAAATTGATTTAGACATTTCAGCCAATTATGCCGTTTTTATTGGGCCTGAGGGCGGATTCACAACAAGAGAAGAGCAAATTCTCAAAGACTCTGGTGCAGAAAACATATCCCTCACTTCAACAACCCTCAGAACAGAAACTGCGGCAGTCTGCTGCTGTTCGTATTTAGCTCTAATGCGGGATTCGGCAAGGGCATAA
- a CDS encoding HEAT repeat domain-containing protein, which produces MLKDKFIKIKYITVLSLLMPYICFAMGDSRSRGIEEGLPLEEKARWKVMEILQNSSVDLQMDAVEVAAKSGDETLLSNVMPILNDERAPEPIKFACLMAIGDAKYSGGLKFAEKYKTNENPNLKMAAAYALIRLGRDSNSNCKIILEQLDSEDQKTKDNAVLLLGKAGQRKYIRVLRWLFNNEDSTERSKLLIVEALARLRDPEARSKAWALMISKRADDRVMGITSMQKLKTLKAKDAILTMLDDGVLEVRLVAAENAALLGDKSGKDIVVDFFDNKVNKLDKKDRDRALLHAIDAAIAIKDVDTASYVPDYLDYDSKKIQLKAAQAVLSM; this is translated from the coding sequence ATGCTGAAAGATAAATTTATCAAAATCAAATATATCACTGTTTTAAGCCTGTTAATGCCATACATTTGTTTTGCAATGGGAGACAGCCGCTCCAGAGGCATTGAAGAAGGGCTTCCTTTGGAGGAAAAGGCAAGATGGAAAGTAATGGAGATACTTCAAAACAGCAGTGTTGACCTGCAGATGGATGCTGTTGAAGTGGCAGCGAAAAGCGGCGATGAGACCCTGCTTTCTAACGTTATGCCTATCCTGAACGATGAAAGGGCGCCCGAGCCAATTAAATTTGCCTGTCTTATGGCGATTGGAGATGCGAAATATTCAGGCGGGCTGAAGTTTGCGGAAAAGTACAAAACCAATGAAAACCCCAACCTGAAAATGGCGGCGGCCTATGCTCTGATAAGGCTTGGAAGGGATTCTAACTCCAACTGCAAGATAATACTAGAGCAGCTCGACTCAGAAGACCAGAAAACCAAAGATAATGCGGTTTTGCTTCTGGGAAAGGCTGGCCAGCGCAAATATATCAGGGTTCTGCGGTGGCTCTTCAACAATGAAGATTCCACCGAAAGAAGCAAGCTTCTGATTGTTGAAGCGCTTGCACGTCTGAGAGACCCGGAGGCCCGCTCAAAGGCATGGGCTCTAATGATAAGCAAAAGAGCCGACGACCGCGTTATGGGCATAACCTCAATGCAGAAGCTAAAAACGCTAAAAGCTAAAGACGCAATTCTTACTATGCTTGATGACGGCGTCCTTGAAGTGAGGCTTGTAGCAGCTGAGAACGCGGCTCTGCTCGGAGATAAATCGGGCAAGGATATCGTTGTTGATTTCTTCGATAATAAAGTTAATAAGCTGGACAAGAAAGACAGAGACAGAGCCCTCCTTCACGCAATAGATGCAGCGATTGCAATAAAAGATGTTGACACTGCCTCTTATGTGCCCGATTATTTGGATTACGATTCTAAAAAGATTCAGCTTAAAGCTGCTCAGGCTGTCTTGAGTATGTAG